A section of the Papio anubis isolate 15944 chromosome 2, Panubis1.0, whole genome shotgun sequence genome encodes:
- the LOC116273720 gene encoding E3 ubiquitin-protein ligase RING2 — translation MSQAVQTNGTQPLSKTWELSLYELQRTPQEAITDGLEIVVSPRSLHSELMCPICLDMLKNTMTTKECLHRFCADCIITALRSGNKECPTCRKKLVSKRSLRPDPNFDALISKIYPSRDEYEAHQERVLARINKHNNQQALSHSIEEGLKIQAMNRLQRGKKQQIENGSGAEDNGDSSHCSNASTHSNQEAGPSNKRTKTSDDSGLELDNNNAAMAIDPVMDGASEIELVFRPHPTLMEKDDSAQTRYIKTSGNATVDHLSKYLAVRLALEELRSKGESNQMNLDTASEKQYTIYIATASGQFTVLNGSFSLELVSEKYWKVNKPMELYYAPTKEHK, via the coding sequence ATGTCTCAGGCTGTGCAGACAAATGGAACTCAACCATTAAGCAAAACATGGGAACTCAGTTTATATGAGTTACAACGAACACCTCAGGAGGCAATAACAGATGGCTTAGAAATTGTGGTTTCACCTCGAAGTCTACACAGTGAATTAATGTGCCCAATTTGTTTGGATATGTTGAAGAACACCATGACTACGAAGGAGTGTTTACATCGTTTTTGTGCAGACTGCATCATCACAGCCCTTAGAAGTGGCAACAAAGAATGTCCTACCTGTCGGAAAAAACTAGTTTCCAAAAGATCACTAAGGCCAGACCCAAACTTTGATGCACTCATCAGCAAAATTTATCCAAGTCGTGATGAGTATGAAGCTCATCAAGAGAGAGTATTAGCCAGGATCAACAAGCACAATAATCAGCAAGCACTCAGTCACAGCATTGAGGAAGGACTGAAGATACAGGCCATGAACAGACTGCAGCGAGGCAAGAAACAACAGATTGAAAATGGTAGTGGAGCAGAAGATAACGGTGACAGTTCACACTGTAGTAATGCCTCCACACATAGCAATCAGGAAGCAGGCCCTAGTAACAAACGGACCAAAACATCTGATGATTCTGGGCTTGAGCTTGATAATAACAATGCAGCAATGGCAATTGATCCAGTAATGGATGGTGCTAGTGAAATTGAATTAGTATTCAGGCCTCATCCCACACTTATGGAAAAAGATGACAGTGCACAGACAAGATACATAAAGACTTCTGGTAACGCCACTGTCGATCACTTATCCAAGTATCTGGCTGTGAGGTTAGCTTTAGAAGAACTTCGAAGCAAAGGTGAATCAAACCAGATGAACCTTGATACAGCCAGTGAGAAGCAGTATACCATTTATATAGCAACAGCCAGTGGCCAGTTCACTGTATTAAATGGCTCTTTTTCTTTGGAATTGGTCAGTGAGAAATACTGGAAAGTGAATAAACCCATGGAACTTTACTACGCACCTACAAAGGAGCACAAATGA